In Amycolatopsis methanolica 239, a single genomic region encodes these proteins:
- a CDS encoding S-adenosylmethionine:tRNA ribosyltransferase-isomerase: MTIPFTLPPDSEATAPPEHRGVPRDAVRLLVARPGRIEHHRFRDLPDLVEPGDLVVVNTSATVPAALDAVRGNGNPAPVHLSTTLDDGGWVVEVRLADGSGPDLSVHPGERMRLPDGVTLTLVEPFTSARLWRAAVTPEVPVRDYLARHGRPIGYGYLAGRFPLRDYQNVYASEPGSAEMASAGRPFTAPLLVRLIARGVVVAPIVLHAGVSSPELYEPPAAERFTVPKATARLVELTRAAGRRVIAVGTTVVRALESATEPGGTMHAATGWTELVLGPARPPRVVTGLVTGLHAPEASHLGLLAAVAGRPLVTAAYDAALEHHYLWHEFGDSTLFLP; the protein is encoded by the coding sequence GTGACCATCCCCTTCACGCTGCCGCCGGACAGCGAGGCGACGGCGCCGCCCGAACACCGGGGCGTGCCGCGCGACGCGGTGCGGCTGCTCGTCGCCCGGCCAGGCCGGATCGAGCACCACCGGTTCCGCGACCTGCCGGACCTCGTCGAGCCGGGTGACCTCGTCGTGGTCAACACCTCCGCCACGGTGCCGGCCGCCCTGGATGCGGTGCGCGGCAACGGAAATCCGGCGCCCGTGCACCTCTCGACGACCCTGGATGACGGCGGCTGGGTGGTCGAGGTGCGGCTCGCGGACGGCAGTGGCCCGGACCTCTCGGTGCACCCGGGCGAGCGGATGCGCCTGCCCGACGGGGTCACCCTGACGCTCGTCGAGCCGTTCACCAGCGCACGGCTCTGGCGCGCGGCGGTCACGCCCGAGGTGCCCGTGCGGGACTACCTGGCCCGGCACGGCCGCCCGATCGGCTACGGCTACCTCGCCGGGCGGTTCCCGCTGCGGGACTACCAGAACGTGTACGCGTCCGAGCCGGGCAGCGCCGAGATGGCCAGCGCCGGGCGCCCGTTCACCGCGCCGCTGCTGGTGCGCCTGATCGCCCGCGGCGTCGTCGTCGCCCCGATCGTCCTGCACGCGGGGGTCTCCAGCCCAGAACTGTACGAACCACCGGCCGCCGAACGGTTCACCGTGCCCAAGGCGACCGCGCGGCTGGTCGAGCTGACGCGCGCCGCCGGCCGGCGGGTGATCGCGGTCGGCACCACCGTCGTCCGGGCGCTGGAGAGCGCCACCGAACCCGGCGGCACAATGCACGCAGCGACCGGGTGGACCGAGCTGGTGCTCGGGCCCGCCCGGCCACCGCGGGTGGTGACCGGGCTGGTCACCGGCCTGCACGCGCCTGAGGCCAGCCACCTCGGACTGCTCGCCGCGGTCGCCGGGCGCCCCCTGGTCACAGCGGCCTACGACGCGGCGCTCGAACACCACTACCTGTGGCACGAATTCGGCGACTCCACACTGTTCCTGCCCTGA
- the lysX gene encoding bifunctional lysylphosphatidylglycerol synthetase/lysine--tRNA ligase LysX, whose protein sequence is MIRRPVPRWRSKAGGVVATVVQLGAVASVALLVSGGNHDFYRWTVGLFSLINIPADANIFIALVLAVLGAALRRRKRAALNTLILFQVAGLLMDVAFQMVLLWAPHVLVLPRRAPEHLPATLWALTGAEIAAVALIALLLALRPAFPARLAPGAWKHALGVALAGFGATILFGWGLLAVFPGTLTGLGDAFAWAVNHATGELLQLRRLGVREGPAWIDALLDVGATLSAVATLWVFFRGVRGQQRRTDDDELRLRALLAEHGEDDSLGYFATRRDKSVVFDPSGRAAVTYRVLGGTSIASADPVGDPDAWPQAIGAWLAESRTYGWATGVLGASERGARAYVRAGLKALELGDEAVLDVRDFSLAGPQRRSVRQAARRIERAGYTARIRRHADIPRSEMDDLLAHAQRWRDARTERGFSMALSRLGDPADGRCVMVEAFDAHGNLRGLLSFVPWGRRGLSLDLMRRDREAENGLNEYLIVQLVRAAGELGVQRISLNFAMFRAVFAAGERIGAGPVLRAWRALLGLASRFFQLESLYRSNAKYGPDWEPRFLCYSSARRLGRIGLVAGALEGFLPTGVGAGRRAISSDGVDEAFLARLREIEAVRPQPRPVRRPEQVRVRIAKLDRLRESGIDPYPACFDRDTSLAAVRGEFGGLPPDTHTGRKVRVAGRVTAIRDLGGVCFARIQDGDSHLQLVLGDDPLWRDGVDLGDHVGATGEVMTSRRGELSVMVSDWTVTAKCLHPLPDKRKGLTDPETRVRQRYLDLIVNPAAADMLRLRSAVVRSVRDGLQAGGFLEVETPMLQAVHGGANARPFVTHINAYDQRMYLRIAPELYLKRLCVAGVAKVFELNRNFRNEGVDATHNPEFTMLEAYQAYADYETMRGLARSLIQDAAVAAYGAPVARRPDLGEVDLSGDWPVVGVYEAVSRALGETVTPGTSADDLRRWCRAAGVPADDGAGHGDLVGKAFEHLVEPATVEPTFYTDYPAETSPLTRAHRRDPRLAERWDLIAFGAEIGTAYTELTDPLEQRRRLEAQSLRAASGDIEAMELDEDFLLALEHGMPPTGGLGIGIDRLVMMLTGASIRQSLAFPFARPGPRP, encoded by the coding sequence GTGATCCGACGGCCCGTGCCGCGGTGGCGGTCCAAGGCGGGCGGTGTGGTCGCCACCGTCGTCCAGCTCGGCGCGGTGGCGTCGGTGGCGCTGCTGGTGTCCGGCGGGAACCACGACTTCTACCGCTGGACCGTCGGGCTGTTCTCCCTGATCAACATCCCGGCCGACGCGAACATCTTCATCGCGCTCGTCCTCGCCGTGCTGGGGGCGGCACTGCGGCGACGCAAGCGCGCCGCGCTGAACACGCTCATCCTGTTCCAGGTCGCCGGGCTGCTCATGGACGTGGCGTTCCAGATGGTTCTGCTGTGGGCGCCGCACGTGCTGGTGCTGCCGCGCCGCGCGCCCGAGCACCTGCCGGCCACCCTGTGGGCGCTGACCGGCGCCGAGATCGCCGCGGTCGCCCTGATCGCCCTGCTGCTGGCGTTGCGCCCGGCCTTCCCGGCGCGGCTGGCGCCGGGCGCGTGGAAGCACGCGCTGGGAGTCGCGCTGGCCGGGTTCGGCGCGACGATCCTGTTCGGCTGGGGCCTGCTCGCCGTCTTCCCCGGCACCCTGACCGGTCTCGGCGACGCCTTCGCCTGGGCGGTCAACCACGCGACCGGCGAGCTCCTCCAGCTCAGGCGGCTCGGCGTGCGGGAGGGACCGGCCTGGATCGACGCCCTCCTCGACGTCGGCGCCACGCTGTCCGCGGTCGCGACCCTGTGGGTGTTCTTCCGCGGCGTCCGCGGGCAGCAGCGCCGCACCGACGACGACGAGCTGCGCCTGCGTGCCCTGCTGGCTGAGCACGGCGAGGACGACTCGCTCGGCTACTTCGCCACCCGCCGGGACAAGTCGGTCGTCTTCGATCCGAGCGGCCGGGCGGCGGTGACCTACCGGGTGCTGGGCGGGACCAGCATCGCCAGCGCCGACCCGGTCGGCGATCCGGACGCCTGGCCGCAGGCCATCGGGGCCTGGCTCGCCGAGTCGCGGACTTACGGCTGGGCCACCGGTGTGCTGGGCGCGAGCGAACGCGGCGCCCGGGCCTACGTGCGCGCGGGCCTGAAGGCGCTGGAGCTCGGCGACGAGGCGGTCCTCGACGTCCGCGACTTCAGCCTCGCCGGCCCGCAGCGCCGGTCGGTGCGTCAGGCCGCGCGCCGCATCGAGCGCGCCGGGTACACCGCGCGGATCCGCCGCCACGCCGACATCCCGCGGTCCGAAATGGACGACCTCCTCGCGCACGCCCAGCGGTGGCGGGACGCGCGGACCGAACGCGGCTTCTCGATGGCGCTGTCCCGGCTCGGCGACCCCGCGGACGGCCGGTGCGTGATGGTGGAGGCGTTCGACGCGCACGGGAACCTGCGCGGCCTGCTGTCGTTCGTGCCGTGGGGACGGCGCGGGCTGTCGCTGGATCTGATGCGCCGCGACCGCGAGGCCGAGAACGGGCTCAACGAGTACCTGATCGTGCAACTCGTCCGGGCCGCCGGGGAGCTGGGTGTGCAGCGCATCTCGCTGAACTTCGCCATGTTCCGCGCCGTGTTCGCCGCCGGTGAGCGGATCGGCGCCGGGCCGGTGCTGCGCGCCTGGCGCGCGCTGCTGGGCCTGGCGTCCCGGTTCTTCCAGCTCGAATCGCTGTACCGGTCCAACGCGAAATACGGACCGGACTGGGAACCGCGCTTCCTCTGCTACAGCTCGGCGCGGCGGCTCGGCCGCATCGGCCTGGTCGCCGGCGCGCTGGAGGGTTTCCTGCCCACGGGTGTGGGAGCGGGGCGCCGCGCCATCTCCTCCGACGGCGTCGACGAGGCTTTCCTGGCGCGTCTGCGCGAGATCGAGGCGGTCCGCCCGCAGCCGCGCCCGGTGCGCCGCCCCGAGCAGGTGCGCGTCCGGATCGCCAAGCTCGACCGCCTGCGCGAGTCGGGGATCGACCCCTACCCGGCCTGCTTCGACCGCGACACCTCCCTCGCCGCGGTGCGCGGCGAGTTCGGCGGCTTGCCGCCGGACACCCACACCGGCCGCAAGGTGCGCGTCGCGGGACGGGTGACGGCGATCCGGGACCTCGGCGGCGTCTGCTTCGCGCGAATCCAGGACGGCGATTCCCACCTCCAGCTGGTCCTCGGCGACGATCCATTGTGGCGGGACGGGGTCGATCTCGGCGACCACGTCGGCGCGACGGGCGAGGTGATGACCTCGCGGCGGGGCGAGTTGTCGGTGATGGTGTCGGACTGGACGGTGACGGCGAAGTGCCTGCACCCGTTGCCGGACAAGCGGAAGGGCCTCACCGACCCGGAGACGCGGGTGCGGCAGCGGTACCTGGACCTGATCGTCAACCCGGCCGCGGCGGACATGTTGCGGTTGCGCAGCGCGGTGGTGCGCTCGGTGCGTGACGGGTTGCAGGCAGGCGGTTTCCTCGAGGTCGAGACCCCGATGCTGCAGGCGGTGCACGGCGGGGCGAACGCGCGGCCGTTCGTCACCCACATCAACGCCTACGACCAGCGCATGTACCTGCGGATCGCGCCGGAGCTCTACCTCAAACGGCTGTGCGTGGCCGGTGTGGCGAAGGTGTTCGAGCTCAACCGCAACTTCCGCAACGAGGGGGTGGACGCCACCCACAACCCCGAGTTCACGATGCTGGAGGCCTACCAGGCCTACGCCGACTACGAGACGATGCGGGGGCTCGCGCGGTCGCTGATCCAGGACGCGGCCGTCGCCGCCTACGGCGCGCCGGTGGCGCGCCGCCCGGACCTGGGCGAGGTCGATCTCTCCGGCGACTGGCCGGTCGTCGGCGTGTACGAGGCGGTGTCCCGTGCGCTCGGCGAGACCGTCACTCCCGGCACCTCGGCGGACGATCTGCGCCGCTGGTGCCGGGCGGCCGGGGTGCCCGCCGACGACGGGGCGGGGCACGGCGACCTCGTCGGGAAGGCGTTCGAGCACCTGGTCGAGCCGGCCACGGTCGAGCCGACGTTCTACACCGACTACCCGGCCGAGACCTCGCCGCTGACGCGCGCCCACCGCCGCGATCCCCGCCTCGCCGAACGGTGGGACCTGATCGCTTTCGGCGCGGAGATCGGCACCGCCTATACCGAGCTGACCGATCCGCTGGAGCAGCGCCGGCGCCTGGAGGCGCAGTCGCTGCGGGCTGCCAGCGGCGACATCGAGGCGATGGAACTCGACGAGGACTTCCTGCTGGCGCTCGAGCACGGGATGCCGCCCACCGGCGGGCTCGGCATCGGGATCGACCGCCTGGTCATGATGCTGACGGGGGCCTCGATCCGGCAGAGCCTGGCGTTCCCGTTCGCCCGGCCGGGTCCGCGTCCGTGA
- a CDS encoding alpha/beta hydrolase-fold protein: MHASTIRIDTLPFVLVVAVVALGCAAAVPWAWDRWRRRVAGRVATTVVAVVAVVLACGSAVNAAGSFYPTLGSLLGTSPDPAEGTVAEAGPDGRDLGRALGTASARAGNALGSLVHLTVTGKRTGLTRDIDVYLPAVYTAPDWAGFRFPVVEWIPHFPGEPRQVATLYGLPGQLDDAIAAHRLPPVVVIVPDPNGEPRLTHDSECVDAAGGPADDTYLSADLRSWAVDHLRVRGDREGWATAGWSSGGYCALDLAARHPQWYASAVSMNGYDATPHDAETGDLFHGREDLRRANDVSAVLRDHPAPLRLLVTADAAAGDECAALRRLQAAATPPAELTAWVLPIAGHNLAAVRAELPAVLDWLDTQLGNPVAASGPGDVQQYAGGIPAWPLPDTGTPGALHGTDTSL, translated from the coding sequence GTGCACGCCTCCACGATCCGCATCGACACGCTCCCGTTCGTCCTCGTCGTGGCCGTCGTGGCGCTCGGCTGCGCCGCCGCGGTGCCGTGGGCCTGGGACCGCTGGCGCCGTCGCGTCGCCGGCCGGGTCGCCACCACCGTGGTGGCGGTGGTGGCCGTGGTGCTCGCGTGCGGATCGGCCGTGAACGCGGCGGGCAGCTTCTACCCGACGCTCGGGTCGTTGCTGGGCACCTCGCCGGACCCGGCCGAGGGCACGGTCGCCGAGGCCGGGCCGGACGGGCGTGACCTCGGCCGCGCACTGGGCACGGCGAGCGCTCGCGCGGGCAACGCGCTCGGGTCGCTGGTGCACCTCACCGTGACCGGCAAGCGCACCGGCCTGACCCGGGACATCGACGTCTACCTGCCCGCGGTGTACACCGCGCCGGACTGGGCGGGCTTCCGGTTCCCCGTTGTCGAGTGGATCCCGCATTTCCCGGGCGAGCCCCGCCAGGTCGCCACCCTCTACGGCCTGCCCGGGCAGCTCGACGACGCGATCGCCGCCCACCGGCTGCCGCCGGTCGTGGTGATCGTGCCCGACCCCAACGGAGAACCGCGGCTGACCCACGACTCGGAGTGCGTGGACGCGGCGGGCGGGCCGGCCGACGACACCTACCTCTCGGCCGACCTGCGGTCGTGGGCGGTCGACCACCTGCGGGTCCGCGGCGACCGCGAGGGCTGGGCCACGGCCGGGTGGTCCTCGGGCGGCTACTGCGCGCTGGACCTCGCGGCCCGGCACCCGCAGTGGTACGCGAGCGCGGTCAGCATGAACGGCTACGACGCCACCCCGCACGACGCCGAGACCGGCGACCTGTTCCACGGGCGCGAGGACCTGCGCCGCGCCAACGACGTCTCCGCGGTGCTGCGCGACCACCCGGCCCCGCTGCGGCTCCTCGTCACCGCGGACGCCGCCGCGGGCGACGAGTGCGCCGCCCTGCGGCGCCTGCAGGCTGCCGCGACGCCACCGGCGGAACTGACCGCCTGGGTGCTGCCGATCGCCGGCCACAACCTCGCCGCCGTTCGCGCCGAGCTGCCCGCCGTGCTGGACTGGCTCGACACCCAGCTGGGCAACCCCGTCGCAGCGTCCGGCCCGGGTGACGTCCAGCAGTACGCGGGCGGCATCCCGGCATGGCCCCTGCCCGACACCGGAACTCCCGGAGCGCTCCATGGCACCGACACCAGTCTCTGA
- a CDS encoding MurT ligase domain-containing protein, producing the protein MPLGSPVLDERRARTAPRLPRRARVAVALGRTAAGGSRRLGLGAGGVVGGRIAAALDPDVLHHLGRHRTVVLVTGTNGKTTTASMLTRILEPLGAVAANRDGANMPDGVITALVDRPDAPLAVLEVDENYVAEVAQRLRPACLVLLNLSRDQLDRVGEVRTVERALREAIGALPGTAVVANCDDPLATSAATASARPVWVSTGGCWTADALACGRCGRPIHHDGPAWRCRCGLARPRPDWVLAGDRAVDAGGRTVPLELRLPGRANASNAVMAVAAAALLGVDPGAAGARLATITEVAGRYRRTVLGGHPVRLLLAKNPAGWRETLPLLDDRAPVVIAVNGREADGRDLSWLWDVPFERLRGRPVVAAGERSADLAVRLTYAGVAHLRCPDPVRAVAALDPGPVELVANYTAFRQLAPRSADG; encoded by the coding sequence GTGCCCCTGGGTTCCCCGGTCCTGGACGAACGGCGAGCCCGGACCGCGCCCCGGCTGCCCCGGCGCGCCCGGGTGGCGGTCGCGCTCGGACGGACGGCAGCCGGCGGATCCCGCCGCCTCGGGCTGGGAGCGGGCGGAGTCGTCGGCGGCCGGATCGCCGCCGCGCTGGACCCGGACGTGCTGCACCACCTCGGCCGTCACCGCACCGTCGTCCTGGTGACCGGCACGAACGGCAAGACCACCACCGCGTCGATGCTGACCCGGATCCTGGAGCCGCTGGGCGCGGTCGCGGCGAACCGCGACGGCGCGAACATGCCGGACGGGGTGATCACGGCCCTGGTGGACCGTCCGGACGCGCCGCTCGCGGTCCTGGAGGTCGACGAGAACTACGTGGCCGAGGTGGCCCAGCGGCTGCGGCCGGCGTGCCTGGTGCTGCTCAACCTCAGCCGCGACCAGCTCGACCGCGTCGGCGAGGTGCGGACGGTCGAGCGCGCCCTGCGGGAGGCGATCGGCGCGCTGCCGGGCACCGCCGTGGTCGCCAACTGCGACGACCCGCTGGCCACCTCCGCCGCGACGGCCTCGGCCCGGCCGGTCTGGGTGAGCACGGGCGGCTGCTGGACCGCGGACGCGCTCGCGTGCGGACGGTGCGGACGGCCGATCCACCACGACGGTCCCGCCTGGCGCTGCCGGTGCGGGCTCGCGCGGCCGCGCCCGGACTGGGTGCTCGCCGGCGACCGGGCCGTGGACGCCGGGGGCCGGACGGTTCCGCTGGAGCTCCGGTTGCCGGGCCGGGCCAACGCGTCGAACGCGGTCATGGCCGTCGCGGCGGCCGCGCTGCTCGGCGTGGATCCCGGCGCGGCCGGTGCCCGCCTGGCCACGATCACCGAGGTCGCGGGGCGGTACCGGCGCACCGTCCTCGGCGGGCACCCGGTGCGGCTGCTGCTCGCGAAGAACCCCGCCGGGTGGCGCGAAACCCTGCCGCTGCTGGACGACCGGGCGCCGGTCGTCATCGCCGTCAACGGGCGCGAGGCGGACGGGCGCGACCTGTCGTGGCTGTGGGACGTGCCGTTCGAGCGGTTGCGCGGCCGCCCGGTGGTGGCGGCCGGGGAACGCTCGGCGGACCTGGCGGTGCGCCTGACCTACGCCGGTGTGGCGCACCTCCGGTGTCCCGACCCGGTTCGCGCCGTGGCCGCGCTCGATCCCGGCCCGGTCGAGCTGGTCGCGAACTACACCGCCTTCCGGCAGCTGGCACCGCGGAGCGCCGATGGCTGA
- a CDS encoding type 1 glutamine amidotransferase, protein MADSAVRIGLVLPDVLGTYGDSGNAVVLRQRMRWRGMPADVVEVHYGDPVPDSLDVYLLGGGEDEGQELAADYLREHAGLRRAAARGAVVFGVCAGLQVLGTSFRTGDGRRHDGLGLLDVVTGPGKRRAVGEIVVETPAGPLTGFENHLGVTTVGPGSRPLGRVRTGTGNGDGTDGAVTGHVLATYLHGPALARNPALADLLIGWVTGSPPADLPLPEVDELRRERLRAARGGARW, encoded by the coding sequence ATGGCTGACTCGGCGGTGCGGATCGGGCTCGTCCTGCCGGACGTGCTGGGCACCTACGGCGATTCGGGCAACGCGGTGGTCCTGCGCCAGCGCATGCGGTGGCGCGGCATGCCGGCCGACGTCGTGGAGGTCCACTACGGCGACCCGGTGCCGGACAGCCTGGACGTGTACCTGCTCGGCGGCGGGGAGGACGAGGGGCAGGAGCTGGCGGCCGACTATCTGCGCGAGCACGCGGGCCTGCGGCGAGCGGCCGCGCGGGGTGCGGTGGTGTTCGGAGTCTGCGCCGGGCTGCAAGTGCTGGGCACGTCGTTCCGCACCGGCGACGGCCGCCGCCACGACGGGCTCGGCCTGCTCGACGTGGTGACCGGCCCGGGGAAGCGGCGCGCGGTCGGGGAGATCGTCGTGGAAACCCCCGCGGGACCGCTCACCGGATTCGAGAACCACCTCGGGGTCACGACGGTGGGCCCCGGCAGCCGGCCACTGGGCCGGGTGCGCACGGGGACCGGGAACGGGGACGGCACCGACGGCGCGGTCACCGGTCACGTCCTCGCGACCTACCTGCACGGCCCGGCCCTGGCGCGCAATCCCGCGCTGGCCGATCTGCTCATCGGCTGGGTGACCGGTTCGCCGCCGGCGGACCTGCCGCTGCCCGAGGTGGACGAGCTGCGGCGGGAACGGCTGCGCGCCGCCCGTGGCGGGGCGCGGTGGTGA
- a CDS encoding sensor histidine kinase, with translation MAHLLSRLGVRTRTTVVAVAVVAAAIVVAGAGVVLLLGWSLEKSTTEDARSAGRQVVHEIAREGTRDLTGADVAGSGDSASVLQVLDAQGRVVTADPALAGLPPLTPVRPAPGHEIVETVSVTVNGTGEDYRLVSTGVAGPGGPYTVVSARSLAPVTEALTRLSLLFAAAALPLLAISAFTVHRAVGSALRPVERMRRTVSEITTRDLERRVELPPGRDEVHRLAVTLNSMLDRLASAQGAQRRFVADASHELRSPVNTMATALEVAEHHPAAMSKDELVTVVSRETSRLRELVDDLLLLARTDDATDNPPSGEVDLDDLARAEAERARATAGVRVEIRTEPVKVTGNAAQLRRAVRNLVDNACEHAAGRIKVRTATDGDTAVVVVSDDGPGVPERDRERIFERFVRRDDARHHGAPGSGGSAGLGLAIVAGIAGRHGGCAECVDSTDPAYPGAEFRIRLPRRRQP, from the coding sequence ATGGCGCACCTCCTGTCCCGTCTCGGTGTCCGCACCCGGACCACGGTGGTGGCGGTGGCCGTCGTCGCCGCGGCGATCGTGGTGGCGGGGGCCGGAGTCGTGCTGCTGCTGGGCTGGTCCCTGGAGAAGTCCACGACCGAGGATGCCCGCAGCGCGGGACGCCAGGTCGTGCACGAGATCGCGCGGGAAGGGACCCGTGACCTGACCGGCGCCGACGTCGCGGGTAGCGGGGATTCGGCCTCGGTGCTGCAGGTCCTCGACGCGCAGGGGCGGGTGGTCACGGCGGACCCGGCCCTGGCCGGGCTGCCGCCCTTGACGCCGGTGCGGCCGGCGCCGGGCCACGAGATCGTGGAGACCGTGAGCGTGACGGTGAACGGGACCGGCGAGGACTACCGCCTCGTGTCGACCGGGGTGGCCGGTCCCGGCGGTCCCTACACCGTGGTGTCGGCGCGCTCGCTGGCGCCGGTGACCGAGGCGCTGACGCGCCTGTCGTTGCTCTTCGCCGCGGCGGCGCTGCCGTTGCTGGCGATCTCGGCGTTCACCGTGCACCGCGCGGTGGGCTCGGCGTTGCGCCCGGTGGAGCGGATGCGCCGCACCGTCTCCGAAATCACCACCCGGGACCTGGAACGCCGGGTGGAGCTGCCGCCCGGCCGCGACGAGGTGCACCGGCTCGCGGTGACACTGAACTCGATGCTGGACCGGCTGGCCTCCGCCCAGGGAGCACAGCGCAGGTTCGTCGCCGACGCCAGCCACGAGCTACGGTCCCCGGTCAACACCATGGCCACCGCGCTCGAGGTCGCCGAGCACCACCCCGCCGCGATGAGCAAGGACGAGCTGGTCACCGTGGTGTCGCGGGAGACCAGCCGGCTGCGCGAACTGGTGGACGACCTGTTGCTGCTGGCGCGCACCGACGACGCGACGGACAACCCGCCCTCCGGCGAGGTCGACCTGGACGACCTCGCCCGCGCCGAGGCCGAACGGGCCCGCGCCACCGCCGGTGTGCGCGTGGAGATCCGCACCGAGCCGGTGAAGGTCACCGGCAACGCCGCCCAGTTGCGCCGCGCGGTGCGCAACCTCGTCGACAACGCGTGCGAGCACGCGGCCGGCCGGATCAAGGTGCGCACCGCCACCGACGGCGACACCGCCGTGGTCGTGGTCAGCGACGACGGGCCCGGCGTGCCCGAGCGGGATCGGGAGCGGATCTTCGAGCGGTTCGTGCGGCGCGACGACGCCCGGCACCACGGCGCTCCCGGCAGCGGCGGATCGGCCGGGCTCGGGCTGGCCATCGTGGCGGGGATCGCCGGCCGGCACGGCGGCTGCGCGGAGTGCGTGGACAGCACCGACCCGGCCTATCCTGGCGCCGAGTTCCGCATCCGGCTGCCGCGAAGGAGGCAACCCTGA
- a CDS encoding response regulator transcription factor, whose translation MRVLVVEDERAFAETLRKGLTAEGFSAEVAHSGPDGLWLAREQRFDVIVLDLMLPGMSGYELLKRLRQNEIWTPVLVLTAKDGEYDEADAFDLGADDYLTKPFSYVVLLARLRALLRRGAPERPAVLTLGDLRLDPAARTVHRGDREVELTAREFGLLEFLLRRRGEALSKREILTHVWDAHYDGDENIVEVYIGYLRRKLGPDLIHTLRGVGYRMSAP comes from the coding sequence ATGCGCGTGCTGGTCGTCGAGGACGAGCGGGCGTTCGCCGAGACCCTCCGCAAAGGACTGACCGCGGAGGGGTTCTCGGCCGAGGTCGCGCACAGCGGGCCGGACGGGCTGTGGCTGGCGCGGGAGCAGCGCTTCGACGTCATCGTCCTGGACCTCATGCTGCCCGGGATGTCCGGGTACGAGCTCCTCAAGCGCCTGCGGCAGAACGAGATCTGGACGCCGGTGCTGGTGCTGACCGCGAAGGACGGCGAGTACGACGAGGCCGACGCGTTCGACCTCGGCGCCGACGACTACCTCACCAAGCCCTTCTCCTACGTCGTCCTGCTCGCCCGATTGCGGGCCCTGCTGCGGCGCGGCGCGCCGGAACGGCCTGCCGTGCTCACCCTGGGCGACCTGCGGCTGGACCCGGCGGCCCGGACCGTGCACCGCGGCGACCGGGAGGTCGAGCTGACCGCGCGCGAGTTCGGGCTGCTGGAGTTCCTGCTGCGGCGGCGCGGGGAGGCGCTGAGCAAACGGGAGATCCTCACCCACGTGTGGGACGCGCACTACGACGGCGACGAGAACATCGTCGAGGTCTACATCGGCTATCTGCGCCGCAAACTCGGACCGGACCTCATCCACACCCTGCGGGGTGTCGGCTACCGGATGTCGGCGCCATGA
- a CDS encoding alpha/beta hydrolase has protein sequence MTTDVVVPADVARYCRAAGPLESPLIWLGFAAAALVLAGLAVRSRRARRRAVIAAVCCALLAGLTGLNTYVGYIRTGHDLAVLLDRGGAPGRALGRLFDDGGGSSSAAAGRAVPAGQSAPLLDSFDLADPADGIPSGRTYVLLPPGYASSERSYPVVYLVHGYPFGSAQDWLTAGDAPGALDRLYRDAAIPPMIVVSVDLTAGQPERDWEGLDVPGGPRLETYLAGVVVPAVDSRYRTIRDRADRALGGMSGGAFAALNTGLHHTGEFGVLLLTLPYDTPGDIRAEFHGDRAAIERNTPRDYLPGMVFPDPVAVFLAAGSHDGGDLDRARHLAGQLAADGQRAVVHVEPGLSHTWRTARATLPYLLVFAGDNFRAG, from the coding sequence ATGACCACTGATGTGGTCGTCCCGGCCGACGTGGCCCGCTACTGCCGCGCCGCGGGGCCGCTGGAGTCGCCGCTGATCTGGCTCGGCTTCGCGGCGGCGGCACTCGTCCTGGCCGGCCTCGCCGTCCGGTCGCGCCGGGCGCGCCGCCGGGCCGTGATCGCGGCGGTGTGCTGCGCGCTGCTGGCGGGCCTGACCGGGCTCAACACCTACGTCGGGTACATCCGCACCGGGCACGACCTGGCGGTGCTCCTCGATCGCGGCGGCGCGCCCGGCCGCGCCCTTGGCCGGCTGTTCGACGACGGCGGCGGCAGCAGCTCGGCGGCCGCCGGCCGGGCCGTCCCCGCCGGCCAGAGCGCTCCCCTGCTCGACTCGTTCGACCTTGCCGACCCGGCCGACGGCATCCCCAGTGGCCGGACGTACGTGCTGCTGCCGCCGGGATACGCGAGCTCGGAGCGGTCGTACCCGGTGGTCTACCTCGTGCACGGGTATCCGTTCGGGTCCGCGCAGGACTGGCTGACCGCGGGCGACGCACCCGGCGCGCTGGACCGGCTGTACCGGGATGCCGCAATCCCGCCGATGATCGTCGTGAGCGTCGACCTGACCGCCGGGCAGCCCGAGCGCGACTGGGAAGGGCTGGACGTCCCGGGGGGTCCGCGGCTGGAGACCTACCTGGCCGGTGTCGTGGTGCCCGCGGTCGACAGCCGCTACCGCACGATCCGGGACCGCGCGGATCGCGCATTGGGTGGCATGTCCGGCGGCGCGTTCGCCGCGCTGAACACCGGCCTGCACCACACCGGCGAGTTCGGGGTGCTGCTGCTGACCCTGCCCTACGACACACCCGGCGACATCCGGGCCGAGTTCCACGGCGACCGCGCGGCGATCGAGCGGAACACGCCACGGGACTACCTGCCCGGCATGGTCTTCCCCGACCCGGTCGCGGTGTTCCTCGCGGCCGGGTCGCACGACGGCGGCGACCTGGACCGGGCCCGGCACCTCGCCGGCCAGCTCGCCGCCGACGGGCAGCGGGCCGTCGTGCACGTCGAACCCGGCCTGAGCCACACCTGGCGGACGGCGCGGGCGACCCTGCCGTACCTGCTGGTGTTCGCCGGCGACAACTTCCGCGCCGGCTGA